In Primulina eburnea isolate SZY01 chromosome 3, ASM2296580v1, whole genome shotgun sequence, one DNA window encodes the following:
- the LOC140827567 gene encoding catalase isozyme 3 yields the protein MDPYKYRPSSAFNSPFMTTNSGAPVWNNNHSLTVGTRGPILIEDYHLVEKLANFDRERIPERVVHARGASAKGFFEVTHDITNLTCADFLRAPGVQTPLILRFSTVIHERGSPETLRDPRGFAVKFYTREGNFDLVGNNFPVFFIRDGMKFPDMVHALKPNPKSNIQENWRILDFFSHHPESLHMFTFLFDDVGIPQDYRHMEGSGVNTYTLINKAGKVHYVKFHWKPTCGVKCLLEEDAMKVGGANHSHATQDLYDSIAAGNYPEWKLFIQVIDPDHEDRFDFDPLDVTKTWPEDILPLQPVGRMVLNKNIDNYFAENEQLAFCPAIIVPGIYYSDDKLLQTRIFSYADTQRHRLGPNYLQLPANAPKCAHHNNHHEGFMNFIHRDEEVNYFPSRYDPCRHAERYPIPPVALSGKRDRICIEKENNFKQPGERYRSWEPDRQERFIRRWIDALSDPRLTHEIRSIWVSYWSQADKSLGQKLASRLNVRPTM from the exons ATGGATCCATACAAG TACCGTCCGTCCAGTGCTTTCAATTCACCTTTCATGACCACGAATTCTGGAGCTCCGGTGTGGAATAATAACCACTCGTTGACTGTTGGAACTCGAG GCCCAATCCTTATTGAAGATTACCATTTGGTGGAGAAACTGGCTAATTTTGATCGTGAGAGGATCCCAGAACGTGTTGTACATGCTAGAGGTGCCAGTGCCAAGGGCTTTTTTGAGGTCACTCATGATATCACTAACCTTACGTGTGCTGATTTCCTCCGGGCTCCTGGAGTTCAGACTCCTCTTATCCTTCGATTCTCCACTGTCATCCATGAGCGAGGAAGCCCTGAAACCCTCAGGGATCCCAGAGGCTTTGCAGTGAAATTTTACACCAGAGAG GGAAACTTTGATTTGGTGGGAAACAACTTCCCAGTCTTTTTTATTCGCGATGGAATGAAATTCCCAGACATGGTTCATGCATTGAAACCCAATCCAAAGTCCAACATTCAGGAGAACTGGAGAATCCTGGACTTCTTCTCCCACCATCCAGAGAGTTTGCATATGTTCACATTCCTCTTTGATGACGTGGGCATTCCACAAGATTACAGACACATGGAGGGCTCTGGTGTTAACACTTACACCCTAATCAATAAGGCCGGAAAAGTACATTATGTGAAGTTTCATTGGAAGCCTACTTGTGGAGTGAAGTGTCTACTGGAGGAAGATGCTATGAAGGTCGGAGGAGCTAACCACAGCCACGCCACCCAGGATCTCTATGATTCGATTGCAGCTGGCAACTATCCGGAGTGGAAACTTTTTATCCAGGTTATCGATCCTGATCATGAAGACAGATTCGACTTTGATCCACTTGATGTAACCAAGACTTGGCCTGAGGACATCCTGCCTTTGCAGCCTGTTGGGCGGATGGTGTTGAACAAGAACATTGATAATTACTTTGCAGAGAATGAACAGCTTGCATTTTGCCCTGCTATTATTGTCCCCGGAATTTACTATTCTGATGATAAGCTGCTTCAAACGAGGATATTTTCTTATGCCGATACTCAGAGGCACCGTCTTGGGCCAAACTATCTGCAGCTTCCTGCTAATGCCCCCAAATGTGCCCATCACAACAATCACCATGAAGGTTTCATGAACTTCATACATCGGGATGAGGAG GTAAACTATTTCCCATCAAGGTACGATCCTTGTCGTCATGCTGAAAGGTACCCCATTCCTCCAGTGGCGCTGTCAGGAAAGCGCGACAGG ATTTGCATTGAGAAGGAAAACAACTTTAAGCAACCTGGAGAAAGATACCGTTCCTGGGAACCAGACAG GCAAGAAAGATTTATCCGCCGATGGATTGATGCACTATCTGATCCCCGTCTCACTCATGAGATCCGCAGTATTTGGGTTTCATACTGGTCGCAG GCCGACAAGTCTCTCGGTCAGAAACTTGCTTCCCGTCTTAACGTGAGGCCAACGATGTAG